The DNA window GCTCTAACGATGAAGAGGACATCCCGACCCCTGTTCATCCATCCCCTCACCATCGCAACCTGTTTGGGTGACAGGGACACGTACACACTGCTTTCGTCCTTTCGGAGGACCCTCAACTCCAAGGCTAGGTCGTCAACGAAACCGTAAGCTCTGGCTATCTTCCTAGCGGGTAACTTCATTCCCTTAGCCAGCTGGTTCCTCATCTCGAAGAGCGGATAGAGGGCATCCTTCTCCTCCTTGAATGCCTTGAAATAGACCCCGAAACCCACCTTACCGACATCTGTGAGGAAGCCCTTGAACGTGTCCCCGATCTTAACTTCGTGTATGCTGGGCAGCTTGCCGTAGGTCTTGATTATCAGATTCTCCGCTATTCCCTCATCCGGACCTGACACAGAGACCCTCACCCACCCTCCTTCAGTGTCTAGATCCAGCTCTGGTACCTCCAAACCCTTCATGTAACCCAGCATCTCCCAACCGAGCTCCTCGAGGATGTCTTCCTTAGGAAGGCCCTTGGATATCCTCTCTTGGATGAGTAGGGTGCGCGTCAACTTGCCTCTCCTTCCAGCGACTCCAGCGCCCTATTAAGAACACCGAGCATTCTCTCTATCTCTTCCAGTATCTTCTCCCTGTCCACTGGTTCCAACATAGCGCCGCACACCGG is part of the Thermoproteota archaeon genome and encodes:
- a CDS encoding DUF2110 family protein; this encodes MTRTLLIQERISKGLPKEDILEELGWEMLGYMKGLEVPELDLDTEGGWVRVSVSGPDEGIAENLIIKTYGKLPSIHEVKIGDTFKGFLTDVGKVGFGVYFKAFKEEKDALYPLFEMRNQLAKGMKLPARKIARAYGFVDDLALELRVLRKDESSVYVSLSPKQVAMVRGWMNRGRDVLFIVRATPKQVRRALTRTGHKRDVSVVRTSFLSHALVCKLGTQAKGLIPRLGPHLPGAVFSTLSPARVGDLLRSSEV